A single window of Culicoides brevitarsis isolate CSIRO-B50_1 chromosome 3, AGI_CSIRO_Cbre_v1, whole genome shotgun sequence DNA harbors:
- the LOC134835562 gene encoding putative ammonium transporter 2 — protein sequence MDQRGRNESAFFSFIERNTTYATPGLYDLNLEDATWVLTSSFIIFTMQTGFGMLESGCVSVKNTVNIMMKNIIDVVLGGFTYWLFGYGLSFGRSSYTNPFIAFGDFLMDPAPGDPLMGQMFAAFLFQLSFSTTATTIVSGAMAERCNFKAYCIFSFFNTIVYCLPAGWVWGEHGFLRKMGSVDIAGSGPVHLVGGASAFASAVMLGPRLGRYQNGSDPLPLGNPVNACMGLFVLWWGWLAFNSGSTYGVSGKKWGYAARGAVMTMMGSFGGGMFSVCYSFLRNDGKLDILDLINGVLGSLVSVTAGCYLYSGWDAIAVGFIGSILACFTMPLFDRMRVDDPVGASSVHGVCGLWGVLAVGIFANCPVGLETTNGRKGLIKGGGSYLLGIQALTAICLMGWSLLTTFSLLFIINKFVPIRMSANEELLGADLVEHKIRHSSIGISRALSALVPGNEELEEFTGVPQVGQNPGHLGIINDMRIATKKIHEWKNFMDTRSTSVRRSIEKRNSLYSGTIREAIRKQSARIGDSSSAGIKTENEIHTISDGKLKPGTENFAWID from the exons ATGGATCAAAGAGGCAGAAATGAATCGGCATTCTTCTCATTTATTGAGCGAAATACGACTTATGCAACTCCGGGATTGTACGATCTCAATTTGGAGGATGCGACATGGGTCCTTACGTCATCTTTCATCATCTTCACGATGCAAACGGGTTTCGGGATGCTCGAATCTGGATGTGTTTCAGTGAAAAATACCGTCAacattatgatgaaaaatatcatcGATGTCGTTCTCGGCGGATTCACATATTGGCTTTTCGGATATGGCTTGTCGTTCGGAAGAAGCAGTTACACGAATCCATTTATAGCTTTTGGGGACTTTTTGATGGATCCAGCGCCGGGAGATCCTTTGATGGGACAAATGTTTGCGGCGTTTCTCTTTCAATTGTCCTTTTCGACGACAGCAACGACGATTGTGAGTGGCGCGATGGCTGAAAGATGCAATTTTAAGGCTTATTGTATCTTTTCGTTCTTCAATACGATCGTTTATTGTTTGCCTGCGGGATGGGTTTGGGGCGAACATGGATTTTTACGGAAAATGGGAAGTGTTGATATCGCAGGAAGCGGACCTGTGCATCTCGTTGGAGGAGCTTCAGCATTTGCCTCGGCTGTTATGTTAGGTCCTCGTCTCGGGAGATATCAAAATGGATCAGATCCGTTGCCTTTGGGAAATCCTGTGAATGCATGTATGGGACTTTTTGTACTTTGGTGGGGTTGGTTAGCGTTCAATTCAGGGTCAACGTATGGCGTATCTGGAAAGAAATGGGGATATGCAGCAAGAGGAGCAG tcatgaCTATGATGGGAAGCTTTGGAGGAGGCATGTTTAGT gtttgtTACTCATTTCTCCGCAACGACGGCAAACTCGACATCTTAGATCTCATAAACGGCGTTCTCGGATCTTTAGTTTCCGTTACAGCTGGATGTTATTTGTACAGCGGATGGGATGCTATTGCCGTCGGATTCATCGGATCAATTCTCGCTTGTTTTACGATGCCTCTTTTCGACAGAATGCGCGTTGATGATCCCGTTGGCGCAAGTTCCGTGCATGGCGTTTGTGGTTTATGGGGCGTTCTTGCAGTCGGAATTTTCGCAAATTGTCCCGTTGGACTTGAAACCACGAACGGGCGAAAAGGTTTGATCAAAGGCGGAGGCTCGTATTTACTTGGAATACAGGCGTTAACAGCAATTTGTCTCATGGGATGGAGTTTACTGACAACATTCTCCTTActctttataattaataaatttgtaccGATTCGCATGTCAGCGAACGAAGAATTGTTGGGAGCTGATCTCGTCGAACACAAAATCCGTCATTCGTCGATTGGAATAAGTCGAGCGTTGTCAGCTTTAGTGCCGGGCAATGAAGAATTGGAAGAATTTACGGGTGTTCCTCAAGTTGGACAGAATCCGGGACATCTTGGAATTATAAATGACATGAGAATc gcaacgaaaaaaatccacgaatggaaaaatttcatggatACTCGAAGCACTTCGGTTCGTAGATCCATCGAAAAGAGAAATAGTTTATACAGCGGGACAATTCGTGAAGCTATACGGAAGCAAAGTGCTCGAATAGGCGATAGTTCAAGTGCAGGCATCAAAACAGAAAATGAGATACATACCATATCCGATGGAAAACTCAAGCCTGGAACGGAAAATTTCGCATGGATTGATTAA